Proteins encoded within one genomic window of Erinaceus europaeus chromosome 13, mEriEur2.1, whole genome shotgun sequence:
- the ELOVL1 gene encoding elongation of very long chain fatty acids protein 1 isoform X1, whose amino-acid sequence MEAVVNLYQEVMKHADPRIQGYPLMGSPLLMTSILLTYVYFVLSLGPRIMANRKPFQLRGFMIVYNFSLVAFSLYIVYEFLMSGWLSTYTWRCDPVDYSNKPEALRMVRVAWLFLFSKFIELMDTVIFILRKKDGQVTFLHVFHHSVLPWSWWWGVKVAPGGMGSFHAMINSSVHVIMYLYYGLSALGPVAQPYLWWKKHMTAIQLIQFVLVSLHISQYYFMPSCSYQFPVIIHLIWMYGTIFFVLFSNFWYHSYTKGKRLPRTLQQNGATGTAKVKAN is encoded by the exons ATGGAGGCTGTTGTGAACTTGTACCAGGAGGTGATGAAACATGCAG ATCCCCGGATCCAGGGTTACCCATTGATGGGGTCTCCCTTGCTAATGACCTCCATCCTTCTGACCTATGTGTACTTCGTTCTCTCACTTGGACCTCGAATCATGGCCAATCGTAAACCCTTCCAGCTTCGTGGTTTTATGATTGTCTACAACTTCTCACTGGTGGCATTTTCCCTCTACATTGTCTATGAG TTCTTGATGTCTGGCTGGCTGAGTACCTATACCTGGCGCTGTGACCCTGTGGATTATTCCAACAAACCGGAGGCACTGAGA ATGGTTCGAGTGGCCTGGCTCTTCCTCTTCTCCAAGTTCATTGAGTTGATGGACACA GTGATCTTTATTCTCCGGAAAAAAGATGGACAGGTGACCTTTCTGCATGTCTTCCACCACTCAGTACTTCCTTGGAGCTGGTGGTGGGGAGTAAAAGTTGCCCCAG GAGGAATGGGTTCTTTCCACGCCATGATAAATTCTTCTGTGCATGTCATCATGTACCTATACTATGGATTGTCTGCTCTTGGCCCTGTGGCTCAGCCCTACCTTTGGTGGAAAAAACATATGACGGCCATTCAACTG ATCCAGTTTGTGCTGGTTTCACTGCACATTTCTCAGTACTACTTTATGCCCAGCTGTAGCTACCAATTCCCAGTCATCATCCACCTCATCTGGATGTACGGCACCATCTTCTTCGTGCTCTTCTCCAACTTCTGGTATCACTCTTATACCAAAGGCAAGAGGCTGCCACGCACACTTCAGCAAAATGGAGCTACAGGTACAGCCAAGGTGAAGGCCAACTGA
- the ELOVL1 gene encoding elongation of very long chain fatty acids protein 1 isoform X2 codes for MQFLMSGWLSTYTWRCDPVDYSNKPEALRMVRVAWLFLFSKFIELMDTVIFILRKKDGQVTFLHVFHHSVLPWSWWWGVKVAPGGMGSFHAMINSSVHVIMYLYYGLSALGPVAQPYLWWKKHMTAIQLIQFVLVSLHISQYYFMPSCSYQFPVIIHLIWMYGTIFFVLFSNFWYHSYTKGKRLPRTLQQNGATGTAKVKAN; via the exons ATGCAG TTCTTGATGTCTGGCTGGCTGAGTACCTATACCTGGCGCTGTGACCCTGTGGATTATTCCAACAAACCGGAGGCACTGAGA ATGGTTCGAGTGGCCTGGCTCTTCCTCTTCTCCAAGTTCATTGAGTTGATGGACACA GTGATCTTTATTCTCCGGAAAAAAGATGGACAGGTGACCTTTCTGCATGTCTTCCACCACTCAGTACTTCCTTGGAGCTGGTGGTGGGGAGTAAAAGTTGCCCCAG GAGGAATGGGTTCTTTCCACGCCATGATAAATTCTTCTGTGCATGTCATCATGTACCTATACTATGGATTGTCTGCTCTTGGCCCTGTGGCTCAGCCCTACCTTTGGTGGAAAAAACATATGACGGCCATTCAACTG ATCCAGTTTGTGCTGGTTTCACTGCACATTTCTCAGTACTACTTTATGCCCAGCTGTAGCTACCAATTCCCAGTCATCATCCACCTCATCTGGATGTACGGCACCATCTTCTTCGTGCTCTTCTCCAACTTCTGGTATCACTCTTATACCAAAGGCAAGAGGCTGCCACGCACACTTCAGCAAAATGGAGCTACAGGTACAGCCAAGGTGAAGGCCAACTGA
- the CDC20 gene encoding cell division cycle protein 20 homolog isoform X1: MAQFVFESDLQSLLKLDAPIPNAPPARWQRKAKDAAGPAPSPMRAANRSHSAGRTPGRTPGKGTSKVQTTPSKPGGDRYIPQRSTSQMEVASFLLSKENQPENSETPTKKEHQKAWALNLNGFDVEEAKILRLSGKPQNAPEGYQNRLKVLYSQKATPGSSRKTCRYIPSLPDRILDAPEIRNDYYLNLVDWSSGNVLAVALDNSVYLWSASSGDILQLLQMEQPGEYVSSVAWIKEGNYLAVGTSSAEVQLWDVQQQKRLRNMTSHSARVGSLSWNSYILSSGSRSGHIHHHDVRVAEHHVATLSGHSQEVCGLRWSPDGRHLASGGNDNLVNVWPSSSGESGWAPLQTFTQHQGAVKAVAWCPWQSNVLATGGGTSDRHIRIWNVCSGACLSAVDAHSQVCSILWSSHYKELISGHGFAQNQLVIWKYPTMAKVAELKGHTARVLSLTMSPDGATVASAAADETLRLWRCFELDPARKREREKASAAKSSSLIHQGIR, encoded by the exons ATGGCGCAGTTCGTGTTTGAGAGCGATCTGCAGTCGCTGCTTAAGCTGGACGCCCCTATCCCTAATGCACCGCCCGCCCGCTGGCAGCGCAAAGCCAAGGACGCCGCGGGGCCGGCCCCGTCGCCCATGCGGGCCGCCAACCGATCCCATAGCGCCGGTAGGACTCCGGGGCGAACTCCTG GGAAAGGCACTTCTAAGGTTCAGACCACCCCCAGCAAGCCGGGTGGCGACCGCTACATCCCCCAGCGCAGCACCTCCCAGATGGAGGTGGCCAGCTTCCTCCTGAGCAAGGAGAACCAGCCTGAGAACAGCGAGACGCCCACCAAGAAG GAACACCAGAAAGCCTGGGCCCTGAACCTGAACGGATTCGATGTGGAGGAAGCCAAGATCCTTCGACTCAGTGGAAAACCGCAGAATGCCCCAGAAG gTTACCAGAATAGGCTGAAAGTGCTGTATAGCCAGAAGGCCACACCTGGCTCCAGCCGGAAGACGTGCCGTTATATTCCTTCCCTGCCGGACCGCATCTTGGACGCTCCCGAAATCCGAAATGACTACT ACCTGAACCTTGTAGATTGGAGCTCTGGAAATGTACTGGCTGTGGCTCTGGACAACAGTGTGTACTTGTGGAGTGCTAGCTCTGGTGACATCCTGCAGCTGCTGCAGATGGAGCAACCTGGGGAGTATGTGTCCTCTGTGGCCTGGATCAAAGAAGGCAACTACCTGGCTGTGGGCACCAGCAGTGCTGAAGTGCAG CTATGGGATGTGCAACAACAGAAACGACTTCGAAATATGACCAGTCATTCTGCCCGAGTGGGCTCTCTGTCTTGGAATAGCTATATCCTGTCCAG TGGCTCTCGATCTGGTCACATCCATCACCATGACGTTCGAGTAGCAGAACACCATGTGGCTACACTGAGTGGCCACAGTCAAGAAGTTTGTGGGCTGCGCTGGTCCCCAGATGGACGGCATTTGGCCAGTGGTGGCAACGACAACTTGGTCAATGTATGGCCTAGTTCTTCTGGAGAAAGTGGCTGGGCTCCCCTACAGACATTCACCCAGCATCAAGGGGCTGTCAAA GCTGTGGCTTGGTGTCCCTGGCAGTCAAATGTTTTGGCAACTGGAGGGGGCACCAGTGATCGACACATTCGCATCTGGAACGTCTGCTCTGGGGCCTGTCTGAGTGCTGTGGATGCCCATTCTCAG GTGTGTTCCATCCTATGGTCTTCCCACTATAAGGAGCTCATCTCAGGCCACGGTTTTGCCCAGAATCAGCTAGTTATATGGAAATACCCAACTATGGCCAAGGTGGCGGAGCTCAAAG GTCACACAGCCCGGGTCCTGAGTCTGACCATGAGCCCAGACGGGGCCACAGTGGCATCAGCAGCAGCCGATGAGACCCTGCGGCTATGGCGCTGCTTTGAGTTAGACCCTGCACGCAAGCGGGAGCGGGAAAAGGCCAGTGCGGCCAAAAGCAGCAGTCTTATTCACCAGGGCATCCGCTGA
- the CDC20 gene encoding cell division cycle protein 20 homolog isoform X2, whose protein sequence is MAQFVFESDLQSLLKLDAPIPNAPPARWQRKAKDAAGPAPSPMRAANRSHSAGKGTSKVQTTPSKPGGDRYIPQRSTSQMEVASFLLSKENQPENSETPTKKEHQKAWALNLNGFDVEEAKILRLSGKPQNAPEGYQNRLKVLYSQKATPGSSRKTCRYIPSLPDRILDAPEIRNDYYLNLVDWSSGNVLAVALDNSVYLWSASSGDILQLLQMEQPGEYVSSVAWIKEGNYLAVGTSSAEVQLWDVQQQKRLRNMTSHSARVGSLSWNSYILSSGSRSGHIHHHDVRVAEHHVATLSGHSQEVCGLRWSPDGRHLASGGNDNLVNVWPSSSGESGWAPLQTFTQHQGAVKAVAWCPWQSNVLATGGGTSDRHIRIWNVCSGACLSAVDAHSQVCSILWSSHYKELISGHGFAQNQLVIWKYPTMAKVAELKGHTARVLSLTMSPDGATVASAAADETLRLWRCFELDPARKREREKASAAKSSSLIHQGIR, encoded by the exons ATGGCGCAGTTCGTGTTTGAGAGCGATCTGCAGTCGCTGCTTAAGCTGGACGCCCCTATCCCTAATGCACCGCCCGCCCGCTGGCAGCGCAAAGCCAAGGACGCCGCGGGGCCGGCCCCGTCGCCCATGCGGGCCGCCAACCGATCCCATAGCGCCG GGAAAGGCACTTCTAAGGTTCAGACCACCCCCAGCAAGCCGGGTGGCGACCGCTACATCCCCCAGCGCAGCACCTCCCAGATGGAGGTGGCCAGCTTCCTCCTGAGCAAGGAGAACCAGCCTGAGAACAGCGAGACGCCCACCAAGAAG GAACACCAGAAAGCCTGGGCCCTGAACCTGAACGGATTCGATGTGGAGGAAGCCAAGATCCTTCGACTCAGTGGAAAACCGCAGAATGCCCCAGAAG gTTACCAGAATAGGCTGAAAGTGCTGTATAGCCAGAAGGCCACACCTGGCTCCAGCCGGAAGACGTGCCGTTATATTCCTTCCCTGCCGGACCGCATCTTGGACGCTCCCGAAATCCGAAATGACTACT ACCTGAACCTTGTAGATTGGAGCTCTGGAAATGTACTGGCTGTGGCTCTGGACAACAGTGTGTACTTGTGGAGTGCTAGCTCTGGTGACATCCTGCAGCTGCTGCAGATGGAGCAACCTGGGGAGTATGTGTCCTCTGTGGCCTGGATCAAAGAAGGCAACTACCTGGCTGTGGGCACCAGCAGTGCTGAAGTGCAG CTATGGGATGTGCAACAACAGAAACGACTTCGAAATATGACCAGTCATTCTGCCCGAGTGGGCTCTCTGTCTTGGAATAGCTATATCCTGTCCAG TGGCTCTCGATCTGGTCACATCCATCACCATGACGTTCGAGTAGCAGAACACCATGTGGCTACACTGAGTGGCCACAGTCAAGAAGTTTGTGGGCTGCGCTGGTCCCCAGATGGACGGCATTTGGCCAGTGGTGGCAACGACAACTTGGTCAATGTATGGCCTAGTTCTTCTGGAGAAAGTGGCTGGGCTCCCCTACAGACATTCACCCAGCATCAAGGGGCTGTCAAA GCTGTGGCTTGGTGTCCCTGGCAGTCAAATGTTTTGGCAACTGGAGGGGGCACCAGTGATCGACACATTCGCATCTGGAACGTCTGCTCTGGGGCCTGTCTGAGTGCTGTGGATGCCCATTCTCAG GTGTGTTCCATCCTATGGTCTTCCCACTATAAGGAGCTCATCTCAGGCCACGGTTTTGCCCAGAATCAGCTAGTTATATGGAAATACCCAACTATGGCCAAGGTGGCGGAGCTCAAAG GTCACACAGCCCGGGTCCTGAGTCTGACCATGAGCCCAGACGGGGCCACAGTGGCATCAGCAGCAGCCGATGAGACCCTGCGGCTATGGCGCTGCTTTGAGTTAGACCCTGCACGCAAGCGGGAGCGGGAAAAGGCCAGTGCGGCCAAAAGCAGCAGTCTTATTCACCAGGGCATCCGCTGA